In the Engystomops pustulosus chromosome 2, aEngPut4.maternal, whole genome shotgun sequence genome, one interval contains:
- the MAP7D2 gene encoding MAP7 domain-containing protein 2 isoform X8, translating into MMRRSQERSQQLEQKQKRWSWGGALVAGSGRDGESEIPQPPVLDISTNTPDTEPVTSADADESSNACDKLSSSTMSLQRHVDSPISKRLSASTAAITHSPDRAHRMYLSPMENFLVTRLLTPTHSSLARSRSTAMLNETCHSTSVFHVCPRVAPASPLKSPYKSSPARSTDRRKTLTSPNGTEGRKSPTSPEAKQPEKVKKEKRLSTTVPACTLGTPVRRSESPATLSKRSSSPATPKSLSKTYSQSPARSSKQNPASPAKYKSSPSQDTPKKKTEKHQTTPKTEEPPVESKTEPAKPDKTASPGEKKEANESFGKMMAGTTDADEAVKILAEKRRQARLLKEQEDQEKRELEEIERQKREEEKRKAEEEKRRLAEEARLLAERKKQEEEEARRKSEEEAKTRAEEECLRKEVQEKELQAYLEKQKEEAELKAKEAAEAMRIEREQIIQQIEQERLERKKRIDEIMKRTRKSEVIEPKKEELSLKSESIEKDEKQGHLNGFSGHEEIKAPTVTIIETKPQDLFPSGLKTNLGTIHLDVLEVKSNSLDDSTDEVQSMEVSPVSKEELISIQEFSPLNDHMPGMSLDQNGTSNSKALEDLLDFTGQATYSKMASEGIHIDDCNRNLIDGFSSPGQEPKLNTIC; encoded by the exons GTGAATCAGAAATCCCCCAACCCCCTGTGCTAGATATAAGTACCAACACCCCAGATACTGAGCCTGTGACCTCTGCCGATGCCGACGAGTCCTCCAATG CCTGTGACAAACTGTCCTCTTCTACAATGAGTCTACAGAGGCACGTGGACTCGCCAATCAGTAAGAGGCTCTCCGCTTCCACCGCTGCAATCACACATTCCCCTGATCGAG CCCATCGCATGTACCTTAGTCCTATGGAAAATTTCCTTGTCACTCGATTGCTCACACCAACACATTCTTCCTTAGCCAGAAGCAGGAGTACAGCCATGCTTAACGAAACCTGTCATTCCACGTCAG TCTTCCATGTGTGTCCTCGTGTAGCCCCTGCTAGCCCTCTTAAATCTCCTTACAAATCTTCACCTGCACGGAGCACAGACAGAAGAAAGACCTTAACGTCCCCTAATGGAACAGAAGGAAGGAAATCTCCTACATCTCCAGAGGCAAAACAA CCAGAAAAGGTGAAAAAAGAAAAACGGTTATCCACTACTGTCCCTGCCTGCACCTTAGGAACCCCAGTTCGGAGGTCCGAGTCTCCCGCAACACTGTCCAAGagatcatcatctcctgcaacTCCAAA ATCACTTTCAAAAACTTATTCCCAGTCCCCGGCTAGGAGCAGCAAGCAAAACCCAGCATCACCTGCCAAGTATAAATCTAGTCCCAGTCAGGATACACCAAAAAAGAAGACTGAGAAACATCAGACAACTCCTAAAACAGAAGAACCTCCAGTGGAGTCTAAGACTGAACCTGCTAAACCTGACAAAACTGCTTCCCCGGGAGAGAAGAAAGAAGCAAATGAAA GTTTCGGTAAGATGATGGCAGGTACAACTGACGCAGATGAGGCAGTAAAAATCCTAGCGGAGAAAAGACGTCAGGCCCGCCTACTGAAAGAGCAGGAAGATCAGGAGAAACGTGAACTCGAGGAAATAGAAAG gcaAAAGAGGGAGGAGGAAAAAAGGAAAGCAGAAGAAGAGAAGCGGCGTTTGGCAGAAGAAGCACGACTTCTGGCTGAGAGGAAAAaacaagaggaggaggaagccaGAAGGAAATCCGAGGAAGAGGCAAAGACGAGAGCAGAAGAGGAATGCCTGCGGAAAGAAGTGCAAGAAAAGGAATTGCAGGCTTACTTGGAAAAACAG AAGGAAGAGGCTGAACTGAAGGCAAAAGAAGCAGCAGAAGCCATGAGGATAGAGAGGGAACAAATCATACAGCAGATTGAGCAGGAACGTCTGGAGCGAAAAAAG AGGATTGATGAAATCATGAAAAGAACGAGGAAGAGTGAGGTCATAGAACCCAAG AAGGAAGAGCTttctttaaaaagtgaaagtATAGAAAAGGATGAAAAACAAG GTCATCTCAATGGATTTTCAGGACATGAAGAAATTAAAGCACCAACTGTTACAATTATTGAAACAAAGCCTCAGGACCTGTTCCCAAGTGGACTGAAGACAAATCTGGGCACCATTCATCTTGATGTCCTGGAAGTGAAAAGTAACAGCTTGGATGACTCCACTGATGAGGTTCAGTCAATGGAAGTGAG TCCTGTTTCCAAGGAAGAACTTATATCCATCCAAGAGTTTTCACCATTGAATGACCACATGCCTGGCATGTCATTGGATCAAAATGGGACTAGTAATTCCAAAGCTTTAGAGGACCTGCTGGACTTCACTGGCCAAGCCACTTATTCCAAGATGGCCAGTGAAGGCATACATATTGATGACTGTAATAGAAATCTTATTGATGGATTTAGCAGTCCAGGTCAAGAACCTAAACTAAATACTATCTGCTGA